DNA from Longimicrobium sp.:
CCGCCGCGATCTCGTCCACCACGTCGTGCACCATCTTCCCGATCGGCATGGGCGCGCGCTCGATGGGGATTCCGCCTCCCAGCCGGGCGCGGGTGAAGTCGAGGAGGTCGCCCACCATGGCCACCGTGCGGTTGGCGCTGCGGGCGATGCGGGTGGTGAGGGTGAGGGCAGGCTCCTGGAGCTCCTGCGTCTCCACCAGGAAGGTGGCGGAGGTGTAGATGGCGCCCAGCGGGGTGCGAAGGTCGTGTCCCAGGATGGCGAGGAAGACCTCCTTGGCCTGGTCCAGGTCCTGGTTGTACCGGGCGACGGACTCCGCGAGCGCCTGGTCGATGGACTCGTTGAACCGGGTCAGGTCTTCGATGTCATCGGAACGAAGCTCCCCTCCCTGCCCGCGCGTCCAGAGCCGGATGACGCTGGCGCGCAGGGCGCGGAACTCGGCCACCATCTGCTCCACGGTGAAGCCACTCTGGGCGCGGCCGGCGCCATGTTCCTCGGCGGCGGTCTGCGATTCGGAACCCGAGTCTTCGGCGTTCCCCTTTGACTTTGCGGACTGCTCGTCCGGGTTCTGGGGGGTGGCCAGGTCGCTGGCGATCGCCGTCAGCATGTCGTTGGCGTGGTCGCGCAGCGCCTCGATGTCCATCGCGCCACTCGCGGGCTTGCACGAGCGCGCGAACGCCTCCCACTCCGTCAGGATCGGCTCACGGTTCGCCAGGATGAACTCGGAAAGCAGCATCACGCCTCTCGTGGAAAGTGCGGCCCAGTGCCGGCCGGCGGGTTCGGGCGCCCGGCGTACATCCTGACGCGCAATCTCCCGGCCAGCCGTCCGGTTCTTGTGCGCGCCGCCTGTTGGGATGAGCAAAGGGACGCGGCGAGCCCGAACCGCTCCCCGCGTCCCTCACCTGTCATTCCCGCGTCTCTGCGCCTCTGCGTGAGACCAGCCGGTGCGTGCCCCCGTCAGTGGCGATGCGCCGGCTGCGCATCGGGGCGCCGCTGCCCGCGTCCTCCGCCGGTGTGCGCGGCGGGGCGGGGCGCACCGTGGCCCCCCGGGTTCGACGGACGTTCTCCGGGCCGCACCACCTGCAGCACCTGCATCATCCCGCGCTCCTCGTGGCCCAGGATGTGGCAGTGCATCACGAAGTGGCCCGTGGGCGGGCCGCACTTGCCGTCCTTGCACCCCTCGAAGCTGGCGTAGCGCTGCGTGATGAAGACGTATGCGGAATCGACGATGGCGCCCGTGCTGTCCACGGTGGGCGACGGCAGGGGGAGCACGTCCAGCCAGATCGGCGATCCTCTCCTCGCCGCCGCGTTCAGCTCCTGGTACAGCGGTAAGAACGCGTCCTGGGCGTTCGGGGCGTGCACCGAGTCCACCTGGAAGGGGTTGATGTGGATGTGGAACGGGTGGTTGATCTGGTTGACGCTGTGGTTCACGATCTTCCACGTCTGCGTCGAGTCCAGCACCATCGGCATGGAGGTGCCGCGCGCGTTGGACGGCACGAAGACCACCGTGTCGTTGAACCTCTGCCGGGGCGACGGTGCGCTTCCCAGAAAGAACTGGGTGGGGGTCGTGTCGTTTCCCGGGTGCCAGGCGTCGGTGAATACGACCACCGCGGTGTCACGCGCCGGCGTGAGGTTCGTGGCGATGAAGGCCGGTGGGGCAGGAATGGCCGTCCCCAGATAGGCCGCGAGGTTCGGCATGCTCGCCGGGATGCCCGTGCTGCTCGCCTTCCGGGCCGGGTCGACGACCACGCGGAACAGCAGGTAGGCGGTCGAGTCGGTGAACTGCGGGTCGCCGGCGCTGGCGCGCGTCCGCCGCGGGAGCACCGGCCTGCGCGTGCGCCGCCCGGAGCCGGGATTGTGGCGGACCCGGAAGTGATGCGTCCCGGTCCGCGGCGGCGCCTGCACGATCAGGTCGAGCCGGTTGCCCGCCCCCATCAGCAAGACGGAATCGTTGCCCGCCGCGAGGTTGGCCGGGGCGAACTGCACCCCGTCGCGCGCCACCTCCACCACCACGGGCTCGTCGCCGGGGCGGTCCTCGAACCTGAACTCGAGCGTCTTGCTGTTCCTCGTCACGTTCTCGTTCACGATGCGCCAGCGCTGCACCTCGCCCGGCGCCATGTAGAGCGTCGGGAAGTTCTGCCCGTTCACCAGGGGCGGCACCTTGTCCAGGATGTTGGTCCTGTCGCCGTGCAGCAGCCCCAGGGTGGTGTCGATCTGCTGGAAGGCGATCAGGTGCTCGCGCAGGTTGTGATGCCGCGTGAAGCGGTCCACCCCCGTGGCGGGATCTTCCACGATGAAGGCCCCCGACATCCCGTTCGCCACCTGGATGGCCACCGAGCCGTGCTTGTGCGGGTGGTACCAGTGCGTTCCCGGCGACTGGTTCATCGGCACGCGAAAGGAGTACAGGATGGAGTCGCCCGGCGCGATCACCATCAGCACGTCGTCGCCCACCACCGTGGAGTTGCTGTCGGGGGTGACGTGCATCCCGTGATAGTGGATGTTGGTGTAGTTGGGCCCGTGGAAGCAGTCCTGGAACACGTCCCGCAGCGGTGAGGGGGGGCGGTGCCGCGCGGAGTCCGTCGCCGGGTACGACATGCAGACGTGGTTCGAGTCCGACGGGCTCGTGGGCGGGGGGAGCTTGTTCCTCAGCCAGATCTGCACCAGGTCGCCCGGCCGCACCCGGAAGGTGGGCCCCGGAAAGCGGGGCGTGAAGCGGGGATCGTTGGGCCGGTACGCGGGGTCCGTGGTGGCGGCCAGGGTGTAGGCGCGCAGGGGGAGGGTGTCCGTGCTCAGCGTATGCGTGTTCACGGTGCTGTCTCCCACCGCCCTGCCGGCGCGCGTGACCGGCAGGTCGGCCATCGTAACGTCCAGCGTGGCGCTGAGCACGCCGTTCACCGATCTCACCTCCAGCGGGCTGGTGAGCGAGTCCTGGTAGAGCCGCGCGTGTGGCACCACCGGGCCTCTGTGCGTGCACCCGCCGGCCGCCGCGGCAACCGCCACCGCGAGCGTGGCAACGCCCAGCAGGTCCCTCGTCAGACGGCGGGGGCGTGGACCGGGAACGGGGCGTTCGGGCATCGGGAGCCCTCCGGGATGGCGGGTTTCGAGCGAGGCGGGGCAAGCCGCGCCGCCGAAGAGGAGCGCTTCGGCGGGAGGGGTGCCGTTGTACTGGCGGAATATGAACGCCGCCACCCGCACGCGCAACGATGCACTTGTGCGCTACGGGGCCGCTTGCCTGTGCGCCCGGATCGCGCGTACCAGCGCGCCCACCACCCGCCCGGGGGGAAGCGCGTCTTTGGGAAGCGCGCTGGTGTTGACCTGCACCACGACGGCGACGCGGTCCCGCGGAAAGTACATCATTTCCGTGAGGTAGCCGGGAAAGAAGCCGCTGTGCCCCCAGCTCACTCCCAGCGGCAGCGGCCGCACGATGACTCCGAGCCCGTAGGTGGTCCCCTGGGGGCCGAGCGGAGCGGGGACGCCGCGCAGCATCTCCGCGCGCGTGGCGGAGTCCAGCACGGCGCCGGCGTACAGCTCGGTCGCCCAGCGCGCCAGGTCGCGCGGCGTGGAGGCCATCCCCCCGCCCGTCCACTCGAACTGTGGGTTGATGGCGAAGCGTCCATCCGCCCCGATCATCGCGTCCGTGCCGCCGAACGGGTTGCCGGCTCCCGCGTACCCCTGCGCCAGCCCGGGCAGCACCCGGCGGTCGGAGGGGATGGTCTCGCGCAGCCGCAGCGGGCGCAGGAAGCGCCGGGCGACCTCCTCGTAGTAGGGACGCCCGGTGATCTGCTCCACGATCATCCCCAGGACGATGTAGTTGGTGTCCGAGTAGTCCCACCCCTGCCCCGCCGGGAAGGGAGCCCGCTCGCCCAGGACGTACGCGACCAGCTCCTCCGGCCGCCAGGCGCGGTCGGGATCGGCGGAGAGCGCGCGGGTGAACTCGTCCTTGAACTCGTAGCGCATCACCCCGCTGCTGTGGTTCATCAGCTGCCGCACGGTGATGGAGCGCGCGTTGGGCAGGCGGTCGAACCAGGGCTCCCGGCCCAGGTAGCGCGAGATGGGTGCATCCAGCTCCAGCCGCCCCTCCCGCACCAGCTGCAGCGCGAGCGCCGCCGCGTACGTCTTCCCCACGCTCCCCTGAGGCAGGCGGTGTGCGGGCGTCAGCGCCACCCGCCGCGTCGTGTCCGACCACCCCGCCGCAATCCCGAACGCCGGCCCGCCCACGAACGCTACCCCCACCGAAAGCCCCGGGTACCCGCTCACGCCGTACAGCGAGTCCACCAACGGCCGCAGCCGCGCCTCCCAAGCCGCGGGCGACGGCCCCGCCCCGCCTCCGCGCGCACCGCCGCACGCCGTCCACAGGGGAAGCGCGCCCAGCAGCACCAGCGCGAGGTGGCGGAATGCCGGCCGGATCGATGGAAGTCGCATCGCCGTGTGTGCGTGGGGGGTCAGCGCAGCGCTCTCGACATGCACACCAACCTGCGCGTTCCGGTCTGGTGAAGCCAGCCCGCGTCCGCGACCTTGTCATGACCGCGCGATCCGCGCCGCCGAGCCCATTCCCGCGCCACGACAATGCGTTACGCCCTGATCTCCGACATCCACGCCAACCTCCCGGCGCTGGAGGCCGTCCTCGCCCACGTCGCCGACGCGGACGCGCTCTACCACCTGGGCGACCTGGTGGGGTACGCGCCGTGGCCCGACGAGACGGTGGCGTTGCTGCGGGAGCGCGGCGTGCACGGCGTGGCGGGGAACTACGACTCCACGGTCGCCGCGGACTACAAGCACTGCGGCTGCCGCTACGAGGATCCGCGCCAGGAGGAGCTTTCGCACCTGAGCTACGCCTGGACGCGCGCCCACACCTCCGCCGCGACGAAGCGCGCGCTCGCGGCGCTCCCCTTCCGCATCGACCTGCGTCCGCTGGGCGGACACGCGCCGGGAC
Protein-coding regions in this window:
- a CDS encoding sensor histidine kinase, which encodes MLLSEFILANREPILTEWEAFARSCKPASGAMDIEALRDHANDMLTAIASDLATPQNPDEQSAKSKGNAEDSGSESQTAAEEHGAGRAQSGFTVEQMVAEFRALRASVIRLWTRGQGGELRSDDIEDLTRFNESIDQALAESVARYNQDLDQAKEVFLAILGHDLRTPLGAIYTSATFLVETQELQEPALTLTTRIARSANRTVAMVGDLLDFTRARLGGGIPIERAPMPIGKMVHDVVDEIAAANPKRRFEVETRLEGDGEWDCERLTQALSNLIGNAVQHGDEGSLVCVEVEGTDDAVQISIHNRGKPIPKDRLNGIFNPMKPRNKVVEPAAGGPQGSLGLGLYIAQQIVQAHQGSIEVESSAEHGTTFTVSLPRSG
- a CDS encoding multicopper oxidase domain-containing protein yields the protein MPERPVPGPRPRRLTRDLLGVATLAVAVAAAAGGCTHRGPVVPHARLYQDSLTSPLEVRSVNGVLSATLDVTMADLPVTRAGRAVGDSTVNTHTLSTDTLPLRAYTLAATTDPAYRPNDPRFTPRFPGPTFRVRPGDLVQIWLRNKLPPPTSPSDSNHVCMSYPATDSARHRPPSPLRDVFQDCFHGPNYTNIHYHGMHVTPDSNSTVVGDDVLMVIAPGDSILYSFRVPMNQSPGTHWYHPHKHGSVAIQVANGMSGAFIVEDPATGVDRFTRHHNLREHLIAFQQIDTTLGLLHGDRTNILDKVPPLVNGQNFPTLYMAPGEVQRWRIVNENVTRNSKTLEFRFEDRPGDEPVVVEVARDGVQFAPANLAAGNDSVLLMGAGNRLDLIVQAPPRTGTHHFRVRHNPGSGRRTRRPVLPRRTRASAGDPQFTDSTAYLLFRVVVDPARKASSTGIPASMPNLAAYLGTAIPAPPAFIATNLTPARDTAVVVFTDAWHPGNDTTPTQFFLGSAPSPRQRFNDTVVFVPSNARGTSMPMVLDSTQTWKIVNHSVNQINHPFHIHINPFQVDSVHAPNAQDAFLPLYQELNAAARRGSPIWLDVLPLPSPTVDSTGAIVDSAYVFITQRYASFEGCKDGKCGPPTGHFVMHCHILGHEERGMMQVLQVVRPGERPSNPGGHGAPRPAAHTGGGRGQRRPDAQPAHRH
- a CDS encoding serine hydrolase domain-containing protein — translated: MRLPSIRPAFRHLALVLLGALPLWTACGGARGGGAGPSPAAWEARLRPLVDSLYGVSGYPGLSVGVAFVGGPAFGIAAGWSDTTRRVALTPAHRLPQGSVGKTYAAALALQLVREGRLELDAPISRYLGREPWFDRLPNARSITVRQLMNHSSGVMRYEFKDEFTRALSADPDRAWRPEELVAYVLGERAPFPAGQGWDYSDTNYIVLGMIVEQITGRPYYEEVARRFLRPLRLRETIPSDRRVLPGLAQGYAGAGNPFGGTDAMIGADGRFAINPQFEWTGGGMASTPRDLARWATELYAGAVLDSATRAEMLRGVPAPLGPQGTTYGLGVIVRPLPLGVSWGHSGFFPGYLTEMMYFPRDRVAVVVQVNTSALPKDALPPGRVVGALVRAIRAHRQAAP